The following are encoded in a window of Amaranthus tricolor cultivar Red isolate AtriRed21 chromosome 2, ASM2621246v1, whole genome shotgun sequence genomic DNA:
- the LOC130805473 gene encoding uncharacterized protein LOC130805473 → MGNNSQNPKCKKVEKLAAFRRKTKACFEQVTIEDPEPQIGTEDDVLYDGAADEDIPVGGDLFAEGVTKNLDSRVENGLQQHKFPQLTVRDEEVEVREDDDLNEDSEEEGSGAESDDDKVDEGPVFNPKDVRKAIRHHAIMNRYDYYFLHNNTRRVSVYCKHRCKCPLKYGRYIECICDEQKCLFRIHCRKLKLEETWQIKSMTSEHSCGFHSANPKVTSEFLAERYLDHFRDDPNLKLKYFMKLILRDIGVSVKYHKAYYAKVIALHMIHGSALEQYQRVWDYAAAVRKYVVGSSAFVIVSDIESPPTTFQRMYICLQPCKEGFLQGCRHIIGVDGCHLKGQWPGVCLVAVGKDGNNNLFPIAWAVAEVENKYSWTWFLDLLTKDLGSVTEHITWVHENEQLTFMSDRQKGLLDAFSKVVPNADVRYCCRHIWANFKLNFAGTAFKSLFWQAARAGTKAIL, encoded by the exons ATGGGAAATAATAGCCAAAACCCTAAGTGCAAAAAAGTAGAAAAACTAGCAGCCTTCAGGAGAAAAACAAAGGCTTGTTTTGAACAAGTAACCATTGAAGATCCAGAACCACAGATTGGAACAGAGGATGATGTATTATATGATGGTGCCGCAGATGAAGATATACCAGTAGGTGGGGATTTATTTGCAGAAGGTGTCACCAAGAACTTGGATAGTAGGGTTGAGAACGGCCTGCAACAGCACAAGTTCCCTCAACTGACTGTTAGGGATGAAGAGGTTGAAGTGAGAGAAGATGATGATTTGAATGAAGACTCAGAGGAGGAAGGCAGTGGAGCAGAATCAGATGATGATAAGGTGGATGAGGGACCAGTATTCAATCCTAAG GATGTTAGGAAGGCCATTAGGCACCATGCTATTATGAACAGGTATGATTACTATTTCTTGCATAACAATACAAGAAGAGTTAGTGTATACTGTAAACATAGATGCAAGTGCCCTTTGAAGTACGGTAGGTATATAGAATGCATATGTGATGAGCAGAAGTGTTTATTTAGAATTCAttgtagaaaattaaaattggaGGAAACTTGGCAGATTAAAAGTATGACCAGTGAACATAGTTGTGGATTTCACAGTGCAAATCCCAAAGTTACATCTGAGTTTCTAGCTGAAAGGTATTTAGACCATTTTAGGGATGACCCCAATCTGAAGCTCAAATACTTCATGAAGTTGATTCTTAGGGACATTGGGGTAAGTGTGAAGTATCACAAGGCCTATTATGCCAAGGTCATTGCTCTTCACATGATTCATGGTAGTGCATTAGAGCAATACCAAAGGGTTTGGGACTACGCTGCTGCAGTTAGGAAGTATGTAGTAGGTTCATCTGCGTTTGTTATTGTGAGTGACATAGAAAGTCCCCCAACTACATTCCAAAGAATGTACATCTGTTTACAGCCTTGTAAGGAGGGGTTTCTACAAGGTTGTAGGCACATAATTGGTGTTGATGGTTGCCACCTGAAAGGGCAATGGCCAGGAGTATGTTTGGTAGCTGTTGGTAAAGATGGGAATAATAACTTGTTTCCCATAGCGTGGGCTGTTGCAGAAgttgaaaataaatatagttGGACATGGTTTCTTGATCTGTTGACCAAAGATCTTGGTAGTGTTACTGAACACATCACTTGGGTCCATGAAAATGAGCAGCTAACCTTCATGTCTGACAGGCAAAAG GGACTATTGGATGCATTCTCCAAAGTAGTGCCAAATGCAGATGTAAGGTATTGTTGCAGACATATATGGGCCAACTTCAAACTCAATTTTGCAGGAACGGCTTTTAAGTCTTTGTTTTGGCAGGCAGCAAGGGCAGGGACCAAAGCAATATTATAA
- the LOC130805475 gene encoding uncharacterized protein LOC130805475, whose product MLSIDAFKYLDNIPVQRWSRHAFNPKTKSAMVLNNCCESFNSVLRECRNKPILSMMEWIRRYVMARAFNKREGCRNYQGSIMPVAMKVLKSAQDMAKNCFETISDIDLFEVDHDGDRWVVDLKRHSCGCFRWDLTGIPCCHAFKCIMAFRGNPEMYVHKAYSKEMYALAYAPIFQPMPGMKHWDSTDHPKPNPPGMKKLPGRPSQRKRIKEKGDGEAEPKPPVLRKRKPNACSNCGGLGHNKSKCKNPPAPPKPPAKRGRPMGDGVPKQTIKKKRGEMSRSSQQQLFTTSRSISNISHMNLVALKLVC is encoded by the coding sequence ATGTTGTCTATTGATGCTTTCAAGTATTTGGACAACATCCCTGTTCAAAGGTGGAGTAGGCATGCTTTCAACCCCAAGACCAAGTCAGCCATGGTGTTGAACAATTGTTGTGAGTCATTTAATTCGGTTTTGAGGGAGTgtagaaacaaaccaatattgaGCATGATGGAGTGGATAAGAAGATATGTCATGGCAAGGGCTTTCAACAAAAGGGAGGGATGTAGGAATTATCAAGGGTCAATCATGCCAGTTGCTATGAAGGTGCTCAAAAGTGCCCAAGATATGGCCAAGAACTGCTTTGAGACAATTTCTGATATTGACTTGTTTGAGGTGGATCATGATGGAGATAGATGGGTGGTTGACTTGAAAAGGCATTCATGTGGTTGTTTCAGGTGGGATTTGACAGGAATCCCTTGCTGTCATGCATTCAAATGCATCATGGCATTCAGGGGCAACCCTGAAATGTATGTGCACAAGGCATACAGTAAGGAGATGTATGCCTTAGCGTATGCACCTATTTTTCAACCAATGCCTGGAATGAAGCATTGGGATTCTACAGACCATCCCAAACCTAACCCTCCTGGTATGAAAAAGCTCCCTGGCAGACCATCACAAAGAAAAAGAATCAAAGAGAAGGGTGATGGGGAAGCTGAACCTAAACCTCCAGTACTAAGAAAGAGGAAGCCCAATGCATGCAGTAACTGTGGAGGTCTAGGCCACAATAAAAGCAAGTGCAAGAACCCACCTGCACCCCCTAAACCTCCAGCAAAAAGAGGAAGGCCAATGGGTGATGGTGttccaaaacaaaccataaAGAAGAAAAGGGGAGAAATGAGCCGAAGTAGTCAACAACAACTCTTCACAACCAGTAGAAGCATCTCAAACATCTCACACATGAATTTAGTAGCTTTGAAGTTAGTTTGTTAA